The following proteins are co-located in the Camelina sativa cultivar DH55 chromosome 12, Cs, whole genome shotgun sequence genome:
- the LOC104730146 gene encoding uncharacterized protein LOC104730146 — protein MQRFQDPRIDLTELKVQIVKKIGVERSRRYFYYLGRFLSQKLTKSEFDKSCCRLLGRENLSLHNKLIRSILRNASLAKSPPPLHQTGHPNKSLVLGKEDGPEQSGYLIPNHKRNDPVWSNGVLAAKVRSGICDKDRPSPLGLNGKVESVLHQPLCREDKSGPFDYQRSSRYGDERDGAFLCPADKMRVPDKGQVAATCSRDDKAQEDQGRLNLSMCPVIAPLGIPFCSASVGGSRRTVPNSTSADVISCYDSGGLADTEMLRKRMENIAVAQGLGGVSAECSSMLNNMLDVYLKKLMKSCIDLAGARSMNGTTRKQSLGKQQSRDEIINGLHIQTSNQPSDITQEQVSVSLLDFRVAMELNPHQLGEDWPLLRERISIYSFDEREGV, from the coding sequence aTGCAGCGTTTTCAAGATCCTAGGATTGATCTAACTGAGCTGAAAGTGCAAATTGTGAAGAAGATTGGGGTTGAAAGATCTAGAAGGTATTTTTACTACTTGGGCAGGTTTCTGAGTCAGAAGCTTACCAAGAGTGAGTTTGATAAGTCATGTTGCCGTCTTTTGGGGAGGGAGAATCTTTCTCTACACAACAAGTTGATTCGTTCCATCTTGAGAAATGCATCTCTGGCTAAATCCCCACCTCCACTTCACCAAACTGGTCACCCTAACAAGTCTTTGGTGCTTGGGAAAGAGGATGGACCTGAACAAAGCGGATATCTGATCCCTAACCATAAGAGGAATGATCCTGTTTGGTCTAATGGGGTGTTAGCAGCCAAGGTTAGGTCTGGAATATGTGACAAGGATAGGCCTAGTCCACTTGGCTTAAACGGAAAGGTTGAAAGTGTGTTGCATCAGCCACTTTGTAGAGAAGACAAAAGCGGTCCTTTTGATTATCAAAGATCAAGTCGATACGGTGATGAAAGAGACGGTGCATTTCTTTGTCCTGCTGACAAAATGAGGGTACCGGATAAGGGTCAGGTTGCAGCTACATGTAGCAGAGACGATAAAGCTCAAGAGGATCAAGGTAGATTGAATCTTTCCATGTGTCCTGTGATTGCACCTCTAGGGATTCCATTTTGCTCGGCTAGTGTCGGTGGGTCCCGCAGAACAGTTCCAAATTCGACCAGCGCAGATGTTATCAGTTGCTATGACAGTGGTGGATTGGCAGATACTGAGATGCTGAGAAAGCGGATGGAGAATATTGCAGTAGCACAGGGTCTTGGAGGGGTTTCAGCAGAGTGTTCTAGTATGTTAAATAACATGTTGGACGTTTACCTGAAGAAACTGATGAAATCATGCATTGATTTGGCTGGAGCTAGGTCCATGAATGGAACAACCAGAAAACAAAGTTTAGGCAAACAGCAGAGCCGAGACGAGATTATAAATGGGTTGCACATACAAACTAGCAACCAACCATCTGACATAACGCAAGAACAAGTTTCAGTGTCTTTGCTTGATTTTAGAGTTGCCATGGAGCTAAATCCGCATCAACTTGGTGAAGACTGGCCGTTGTTACGGGAGAGGATTTCCATATATTCATTCGACGAACGAGAAGGGGTGTGA